In Pyxidicoccus xibeiensis, the following proteins share a genomic window:
- a CDS encoding TonB-dependent receptor: MSTRVGLARGLCLALLLWSGAGALAQGTSVITGTITSADDKKALADAVVTATSPRLQGEQTVVSDASGLYRLPQLPPGTYTLRVEREGYEPFVRSDIVLRLDRTVRVNIQLLPTALGEEISIVAQAPTLDVGSSTAGLSVDADFIRNIAVIRPGTKGSASRSFESLAELAPGATEDRYGVSVSGSSSPESQYVVDGLSVNDPSVGTLGTPLSVEFVQEVNVITGGYMPEYGRSTGGVLNVVTKSGSNEFHGSVFTNLAPGFLQRSGTEIRQEGSVISAKGSPWIQGDFGFDLGGPILKDKLWFYVGVAPSFNRIKVDRQLSALEFCDEVNPAIGCTAVGARRRDPTTGFGQVNPIEGTQTSRFADERSVQYIGKLTYLFNPDHNLSVSVFGTPRSSGGPSRYAFSDDGDPEVCVGLSCTGFVQGAYESIATRRSNGVLDIVAKQSSSFFDKKLLVDATLGWHHQTDDTLPSDGSGLLSGQGLSAQSNIAWRRTSNPGPHSIVEFEPVPAGACGSTPAEQSRNCPVTAYSTGGPGTISVQELDRVQGKVMGTYLFQALGHHIIKAGFDAERMSFYNNRARTGGTPWQECGNGTCFFTLNQYGYLEGPDSPVFLPSKEGTSTSLTMGGFVQDSWSVMDKVTLNVGLRYDVQTIWGLDDQVGLHLPNQWSPRIGAIYDFTQQGRSKLFVNYARFYENVPLDLADLSFPQQQLLSATYTAPACNPSNRESLLTECTGPRNRQRLGSTTEGPNRTWDAQGGDRVPVDPDIRAQSADEIMLGGEYEVLLGRFGVAYTRRRLNDVIEDMSRDDGNTFFLGNPGKGFSGDFPLARREYDAVNVYYTKAFSGGWLAQASYTWAKLRGNYSGLFRADTGQLSPNLTRDFDLLSLTTNRDGPLPGDRTHSLKAFGAREFQLTRSTSFNVGASYRSRSGTPLNYLGAHPRRSGSETFILARGSAGRLPWVHNIDSHVGLNQKLGKYTLSASLDVFNLFNFQQHTSVDQTLTFTRVYAIEQGGTPADLSACLDPNNPGCKIISTTTNQRISTADINPNFKRPTAYQAPRSIRLGARVSF, encoded by the coding sequence TTGTCCACACGCGTAGGTCTCGCTCGCGGGCTGTGTCTCGCGCTGCTGCTTTGGAGTGGTGCGGGGGCCTTGGCCCAGGGCACCTCGGTCATCACCGGAACCATCACCAGCGCGGACGACAAGAAGGCGCTGGCGGACGCAGTGGTGACGGCCACGTCGCCGCGGCTCCAGGGTGAGCAGACGGTCGTCTCGGATGCGAGCGGCCTGTACCGTCTTCCGCAGCTGCCGCCGGGCACGTACACGCTGCGGGTGGAGCGCGAGGGCTATGAGCCCTTCGTGCGCTCGGACATCGTCCTGCGGCTGGACCGCACGGTGCGCGTCAACATCCAGCTGCTGCCCACGGCGCTGGGCGAGGAGATCTCCATCGTCGCGCAGGCGCCCACGCTGGACGTGGGCTCGAGCACCGCGGGCCTGAGCGTGGACGCGGACTTCATCCGCAACATCGCCGTCATCCGCCCGGGCACCAAGGGCTCCGCGTCGCGCTCCTTCGAGTCGCTGGCCGAGCTGGCCCCGGGCGCCACGGAGGACCGGTACGGCGTGAGTGTCAGCGGCAGCAGCTCGCCGGAGAGCCAGTACGTGGTGGACGGCCTGTCGGTGAATGACCCCAGCGTGGGCACGCTGGGCACGCCCTTGTCCGTCGAGTTCGTGCAGGAGGTCAACGTCATCACCGGCGGCTACATGCCGGAGTACGGCCGCTCCACCGGCGGCGTGCTCAACGTCGTCACCAAGTCCGGCTCCAACGAGTTCCACGGCTCGGTGTTCACCAACCTGGCGCCGGGCTTCCTGCAGCGCTCGGGCACGGAAATCCGCCAGGAGGGCAGCGTCATCTCCGCGAAGGGCAGCCCGTGGATTCAGGGCGACTTCGGCTTCGACCTGGGCGGCCCCATCCTCAAGGACAAGCTCTGGTTCTACGTGGGCGTGGCGCCGTCGTTCAACCGCATCAAGGTGGACCGGCAGCTCAGCGCGCTGGAGTTCTGCGACGAGGTGAACCCGGCCATTGGCTGCACGGCCGTGGGCGCCCGGCGCAGGGACCCGACCACGGGCTTCGGCCAGGTGAATCCGATTGAGGGCACGCAGACGAGCCGCTTCGCGGACGAGCGCAGCGTGCAGTACATCGGCAAGCTGACGTACCTCTTCAACCCGGACCACAACCTGTCCGTGTCCGTCTTCGGCACCCCGCGCTCCTCCGGCGGCCCGAGCCGCTACGCCTTCAGCGACGACGGGGACCCGGAGGTGTGCGTCGGCCTGTCCTGCACCGGCTTCGTCCAGGGCGCGTACGAGTCCATCGCCACGCGGCGCAGCAACGGCGTGCTGGACATCGTCGCCAAGCAGTCGTCGTCCTTCTTCGACAAGAAGCTCCTGGTGGACGCGACGCTCGGCTGGCACCACCAGACGGACGACACGCTGCCGTCGGACGGCTCGGGGCTCCTGTCCGGCCAGGGCCTGTCCGCGCAGTCCAACATCGCCTGGCGCCGCACGAGCAACCCGGGCCCGCACTCCATCGTCGAGTTCGAGCCGGTGCCCGCGGGCGCCTGCGGCAGCACGCCCGCCGAGCAGTCCCGCAACTGCCCGGTGACGGCGTACTCCACCGGCGGCCCCGGCACCATCAGCGTCCAGGAGCTGGACCGGGTGCAGGGCAAGGTGATGGGCACCTACCTGTTCCAGGCGCTGGGCCACCACATCATCAAGGCCGGCTTCGACGCGGAGCGGATGAGCTTCTACAACAACCGCGCGCGCACCGGCGGCACGCCCTGGCAGGAGTGCGGCAACGGCACCTGCTTCTTCACGCTCAACCAGTACGGCTACCTGGAGGGGCCCGACTCGCCGGTGTTCCTGCCGAGCAAGGAGGGCACCTCCACGTCGCTGACGATGGGCGGCTTCGTGCAGGACAGCTGGTCCGTCATGGACAAGGTCACCCTCAACGTGGGCCTGCGCTACGACGTGCAGACCATCTGGGGCCTGGATGACCAGGTGGGCCTGCACCTGCCCAACCAGTGGTCGCCCCGCATCGGCGCCATCTACGACTTCACCCAGCAGGGCCGCTCCAAGCTGTTCGTCAACTACGCGCGCTTCTACGAGAACGTCCCCCTGGACCTGGCGGACCTGTCCTTCCCGCAGCAGCAGCTCTTGTCCGCCACGTACACCGCGCCCGCGTGCAACCCGTCCAACCGCGAGTCGCTGCTGACGGAGTGCACCGGCCCCCGCAACCGCCAGCGCCTGGGCAGCACCACGGAAGGGCCCAACCGGACGTGGGACGCGCAGGGTGGAGACCGCGTGCCGGTGGACCCGGACATCCGCGCGCAGTCCGCAGACGAAATCATGCTGGGCGGCGAGTACGAGGTGCTGCTGGGCCGCTTCGGTGTCGCGTACACCCGGCGCCGGCTCAACGACGTCATCGAGGACATGAGCCGCGATGACGGCAACACCTTCTTCCTGGGCAACCCGGGCAAGGGCTTCTCGGGGGACTTCCCGCTGGCCCGCCGCGAGTACGACGCCGTCAACGTGTACTACACCAAGGCCTTCTCCGGCGGCTGGCTGGCGCAGGCGAGCTACACGTGGGCGAAGCTGCGCGGCAACTACTCCGGCCTGTTCCGCGCGGACACCGGGCAGCTGTCCCCCAACCTGACGCGCGACTTCGACCTGCTGTCGCTCACCACCAACCGCGACGGCCCGCTGCCCGGGGACAGGACGCACTCGCTGAAGGCCTTCGGCGCGCGCGAGTTCCAGCTGACGCGGAGCACCAGCTTCAACGTGGGCGCCAGCTACCGCAGCCGCTCCGGCACGCCGCTCAACTACCTGGGCGCGCACCCGCGCCGCAGCGGCTCGGAGACGTTCATCCTCGCGCGTGGCAGCGCCGGCCGCCTGCCCTGGGTGCACAACATCGACTCGCACGTGGGCCTCAACCAGAAGCTGGGGAAGTACACGCTGAGCGCGTCGCTGGACGTGTTCAACCTCTTCAACTTCCAGCAGCACACCAGCGTGGACCAGACGCTGACCTTCACGCGCGTGTATGCCATCGAGCAGGGTGGGACGCCGGCGGACCTGTCCGCGTGCCTCGACCCGAACAACCCGGGCTGCAAGATCATCTCGACCACGACGAACCAGCGCATCTCCACGGCCGACATCAACCCCAACTTCAAGCGCCCCACGGCGTACCAGGCCCCGCGCTCCATCCGCCTGGGCGCCCGCGTCAGCTTCTAG
- a CDS encoding GMC oxidoreductase, with translation MEAGNEHYDAIIVGSGFGGSVMAYRLAEAGLRVCVLERGKKYPPGSFPRSPYDMSRNFWDPAQGKHGLFNLWSFKGLGGVVSAGLGGGSLIYANVLLRKDEKTFVQEDLNNGGYEYWPVNREQLDPHYDTVERMMGAQRYPIAHEPYKSTAKTKAMQLAAQRMGRDADWQVPPLAVTFGNPGETPVPGEPIHEPLGNTHGRTRTTCRLCGECDIGCNYGSKNTLDYTYLSAAERAGARLYTRAEVKEFWPADGGGFVVQYVDHSQAREGEPLEIPTSLLPRVTLTADRLILSAGTFGTTYLLLKNRRHFPALSGQLGTRFCGNGDLLGFLLKCMDSSTGKLLPRVLDGGHGPVITSAIHFRGKEEGGTGRGYYVEDAGYPEFFNWLYEGSQQLALLKRGVRLASRLTKGWLGFIHDSDVGSEISEMLGRCEVSSTSLPLLAMGRDTPDGNMRLTKEGMLDIDWRTHGSREYFTRVRKSMEDIAKALEGKMVHNPLSYLSRVVTVHPLGGCPMGRAPTEGVVSAEGEAFNYPGLYVADGSVMPGPTGPNPSLTIAALADRFADDLLAGLPRRTSPGRTRRDAEASATREAPPA, from the coding sequence ATCATCGTGGGGTCGGGCTTCGGCGGCTCGGTGATGGCGTACCGGCTGGCGGAGGCGGGGCTGCGGGTCTGCGTGCTGGAGCGGGGCAAGAAGTATCCCCCCGGCTCCTTCCCACGCAGCCCGTACGACATGAGCCGGAACTTCTGGGACCCCGCCCAGGGCAAGCACGGCCTGTTCAACCTGTGGTCCTTCAAGGGCCTGGGGGGCGTGGTGTCCGCGGGGCTGGGGGGCGGCTCGCTCATCTACGCCAACGTGCTGCTGCGCAAGGACGAGAAGACCTTCGTCCAGGAGGACCTGAACAACGGTGGCTACGAGTACTGGCCCGTCAACCGCGAGCAGCTGGACCCCCACTACGACACGGTGGAGCGGATGATGGGTGCCCAGCGCTATCCGATAGCGCACGAGCCCTACAAGTCCACCGCCAAGACGAAGGCCATGCAGCTCGCCGCACAGCGCATGGGCCGGGACGCTGACTGGCAGGTTCCTCCGCTGGCCGTCACCTTCGGCAACCCCGGCGAGACACCCGTGCCGGGTGAGCCCATCCACGAGCCCCTCGGCAACACGCACGGCCGCACGCGCACCACCTGCCGGCTGTGCGGGGAGTGCGACATCGGCTGCAACTACGGCAGCAAGAACACGCTCGACTACACATACCTGTCCGCCGCCGAGCGCGCCGGGGCCCGGCTGTACACCCGGGCGGAGGTGAAGGAGTTCTGGCCCGCGGACGGCGGCGGCTTCGTGGTGCAGTACGTGGACCACTCGCAGGCGCGCGAGGGCGAGCCGCTGGAGATTCCCACGTCGCTGCTGCCCCGGGTGACACTCACCGCGGACCGGCTCATCCTGTCCGCGGGCACCTTCGGCACCACGTACCTGCTGCTGAAGAACCGGCGCCACTTCCCGGCGCTCAGCGGGCAGCTGGGCACGCGCTTCTGCGGCAACGGAGACCTGCTGGGCTTCCTGCTCAAGTGCATGGACAGCAGCACGGGCAAGCTGCTGCCCCGCGTGCTGGACGGCGGCCATGGGCCCGTCATCACCAGCGCCATCCACTTCCGGGGGAAGGAGGAGGGCGGCACCGGGCGCGGCTACTACGTGGAGGACGCGGGCTACCCGGAGTTCTTCAACTGGCTGTACGAGGGCTCCCAGCAGCTCGCGCTCCTCAAGCGCGGCGTGCGCCTGGCGAGCCGCCTCACGAAGGGCTGGCTTGGCTTCATCCACGACTCGGACGTGGGCAGCGAAATCAGTGAGATGCTGGGACGCTGCGAGGTGTCGTCCACGTCCCTGCCGCTGCTCGCCATGGGCCGCGACACGCCCGACGGCAACATGCGCCTGACGAAGGAGGGGATGCTGGACATCGACTGGCGCACCCACGGCTCGCGCGAGTACTTCACGCGGGTGCGCAAGTCGATGGAGGACATCGCGAAGGCGCTGGAGGGGAAGATGGTGCACAACCCGCTCAGCTACCTGAGCCGGGTGGTGACGGTGCACCCGCTCGGCGGCTGCCCCATGGGCCGCGCCCCCACCGAGGGCGTGGTGTCCGCGGAGGGCGAGGCCTTCAACTACCCCGGCCTCTACGTGGCGGACGGCTCCGTCATGCCCGGCCCCACCGGCCCCAACCCCAGCCTCACCATCGCCGCGCTCGCGGACCGCTTCGCCGACGACCTCCTCGCGGGGCTTCCCCGCCGCACCTCCCCCGGCCGCACCCGCCGTGACGCCGAGGCATCCGCGACCCGGGAGGCACCTCCCGCCTGA